The DNA window GGGATTTTCGCCATTGGAATCTATTTCAGATTTGAATATTGTCGCGTGCTGCCACAACCTCACTACTAATTCCCTCGTCCGGCCATTTTCGTACGACGGACTTGGGTTGCGGCTTTGCCGCGCTACGGATCAAACCAACTCGCGGATCTTTTCGCGATTGTCCAGTACGTACAATGGGCGGCCATTGTGGTTCAAATACGTTTGTGCCGGGTCGATGCCCAATACGTTGTCGTAAAGCGTCGCCAACATGTTCGAGGGGACGTAGGGAGTGCCGACCGAGCGCTCCCCGTTTTGCGTCGTCTGTCCGATCACCTGGCCCATCTTCAATCCACCGCCGGAAACCAGTCCGAACCCCACCTCGTTCCAGTGATCGCGACCGCCGGCGCCGTTAATTCGTGGCGTGCGGCCCATCTCACCCCAGACCACCACGGCCACCTCCTGATCCATTCCACGTTGATGCAGATCGCTGATCAGGGCGAAAAGGCTTTGGTCGAGTTCCGGCAAGAGACTCCGCAACTTTTTGAAATTGCCACCGTGCGTGTCCCATGGGCCCGCCAGGTACCAAGTCTTCGACTCCTTGTTCGCGGTGAGGGTGACCGCTTGCACGCCTGCTTCCACCAAGCGGCGTGCCTGAAGAAATTGGGTCCCTGCCGTGCCATACAGGGAGCGGACGTGCTCGGGTTCCTGGCTAATGTCGAAGGCTTCCCGCGCTTTGGGCGACGTAACAATCTCCAATGCGCGCTCCTGGAAAGAGTCTATCGCCGCCAGGCTGCCCTGCGCGTCATTCGCGTGCCGTAGCACGTTTAACGAACGCAAAAGTCCCTTGCGATCGGTGGTGCGGTCGAGCGTCATACCTCCCTGGGGGCCAAGGGAATTCAGTTGACTGTCCGGAACGAAAGGACGATGGGCCATGCCCAGGAAGTCGACCGAACTGCCGCCGTTGTAGATGCCGTCAAAGGCAACGTACGGGGGCATACCACGGACGGCGTCGCCACGAATTTTGCTGACCACGGA is part of the Lignipirellula cremea genome and encodes:
- a CDS encoding DUF1501 domain-containing protein, with amino-acid sequence MFTVAESSTSSHRLGRRGFLKVGALGLGGLTLANLLQLQAQGAPRTRSQKSVIMVYLHGGPSHMDMFDMKPDAPMEFRGEFDPIRTNVPGLEICELMPKLATVADKMAVIRNMSFREYLVGHNAPLVYTGYPTSDVSPNTDSNPNHRPTFGSVVSKIRGDAVRGMPPYVAFDGIYNGGSSVDFLGMAHRPFVPDSQLNSLGPQGGMTLDRTTDRKGLLRSLNVLRHANDAQGSLAAIDSFQERALEIVTSPKAREAFDISQEPEHVRSLYGTAGTQFLQARRLVEAGVQAVTLTANKESKTWYLAGPWDTHGGNFKKLRSLLPELDQSLFALISDLHQRGMDQEVAVVVWGEMGRTPRINGAGGRDHWNEVGFGLVSGGGLKMGQVIGQTTQNGERSVGTPYVPSNMLATLYDNVLGIDPAQTYLNHNGRPLYVLDNREKIRELV